A segment of the Robbsia sp. KACC 23696 genome:
GTAGAAACCCCGGGTTCGCGCCTGCTTCAGGCGTAATGTAAAGAAAGACTCTGGTGCTGCCGAGCGCGTGCGCGAGGCGATAGCGGAGGCGAATTTGGCTGCTTGCCACTAGGATTCGATCGGCCCAAACGCATGCCGGATTGATTTAAACACTTGTTTTAAGTGTCCAATCGAAATCGGACGCATCGGGAAAATGCTGTGTCGCTTTCCTGCACAGGCACCAGAATTTACTTTCAACGTATTACTTATGTATTACACTCGCTTCGCATTGAGATGTAGCACATTGTTACATTTGATCGCGGCGCCCTCCGCCGCGATCGATCGACGTCAGAATTTCTGCTGTTTCAAACTGCTCGCGCTTTACCTGAAAGCCGGGCGGAATGCATGACATCATTGCGTGTGAGTAGATAGTATGACTAAGCAGTACCGTGATTTGGCAGACGTTGCAGCAAAGACTGACGCTGGCTTGGAGGGAGGCGTCGACGCGCGTTTCGCTGGCGCCAGCCAATCGCCTGAGCAGCGCAACGAGCCTGCATCGGCACCGCGTGTAGCGGATGCATCGACATCGCCTGCCGTGAGGTCCGCCGTTTCATCGCTTTTCGACGCTGCGGCCAGCGCGGCGCAGACGCAAGCACACGCCGATGCGACACATATCGGCCTGCCGCGGTCGACGGAAGCGCCCATTGCGCTCGCGTCCACCGCACCCGTCGCAGCGCTTATTCCGTCGGAAAAGAAAGCTTTTGTCGAAGCGCCGGCGGTGCCGACCCAGCAAGGGGCGGCCAATATCCGCTTCGATTTCAACGACGGCTGCCGTGTGGTTTTGCCTCAGGGGGATTGGCACGTCACGTTGCGCGATAGGGAAACCGACAACACGCTTTTTGAGACACGCCTGAGCGCCGGCAGCATTGCGAGCAGCAAGAAGTACTACGTGCCATTCTCGATCGACGTCTCTTCGGGCGGAAATCCGGTCTTCCATCACGATTTCGATCCAAAAGGAAAGCGCGTCCTCATTCAGTTTCCGGTGGGAACGCTCGGCGACCTGGTGGGTTGGTTCCCCTATGCGGCGAAGTTTCAGGCGCAACACGGCTGCGAGCTGACGTGTTCGATGTCCGAGCTTATCAGTCCCTTGTTCGCCGCTTGTTATCCGCATATCCAATTCATCACGCCGGACAAGATCGACGCGTCCTCGTATTACGCGACCTACCGTATCGGGCTGTTCTTCGATGACAGCGCGAACATTCATCAGCCGTGCGACTTTCGCCTGGTAGGGCTGCACCGCACGGCCGGCTATATTCTGGGCGTCGATCCAGAGGAGTCGCGGCCGCAGGTATCGCTTGCGGACGAGACTCGGCCGATCGCGGAAAAATACGTCTGTATCGCGACGCAGAGTTCCACGCAGTCGAAGTATTGGAACCACCCGAGCGGCTGGCGTGAAGTCATTGCGTTCTTGAAGTCGAATGGCTATCGCGTCATTTGCATCGATCAAAAGCCGACGCATGGCCACGGTCTGGTTTGGAACCATATCCCGCACGGATGCGAGGACGAAACCGGCGACAGACCGCTGATGGAGCGCGCACGCTGGCTGAAGCACGCCGATTTCTTTATCGGCCTGTCCAGTGGACTGACGTGGCTTGCCTGGGCGATGCAGACGCCGGTCGTGATGATCAGTGGATTTACCCATCCATCGAACGAATTCGCGACGCCGCATCGTGTGATCAATTATCACACCTGCAATAGCTGTTGGAACGATCCGCATGTGCGGTTCGACCATAAGGACTTTCTCTGGTGTCCGCGTCATGCGAATACACCGCGCCAGTTCGAATGCACGCGGCTTATCACGCCGCAGCAGGTGAAATCCACCATCTCCCGCATCCCCATCTTCGTCGCACAGCCGCAATAAATGACTCGATGGGGCGCCCATGCGCCCCATCGAGAAAATTCGACAAGCAACACTGATAAGCATTCCTTAATATGAAGCCCCTTTCGTATCGCCGCAGGTATTGTGTCCACACCTTCGGCCGGCGGCCGCAACGCCTTGCCGGGCTGACCTACGCGATGCTGGCGGGCGCCGGACTGATCAGCGTGTTCTTTGCGCCCGAGCACGCCTATGCGGATACGGTCGCGGCGGGACAGACGTCCTCCGGCGGTTCGGTATCCAATGGCAATCCGCAGTTGGTGTACGGCACCGCAAACAACTACTCGGTGTATTCGTCCGCGACGCAGACGGTTTTCGCCGGTGGCGTCACCAGCGGAACGACTGTCTACGGCACGTCGGGGACGCAGGTCGTATCCAGTGGTGGTGTGGCGAACAGCACCACCGTCAACGGCTATTTCGCAAATCAAACCGTATCGAGCGGTGGCGTGGCGAACAGCACGACCGTCCAATACGGTAGCCAGTCGGTTCTGGCTGGCGGTCATGCCACCGGCACCACGATCGGCAATGCCGGAAGCCAGACGGTCGCAGCGGGCGGCACGGCCCAGGACACCGCGGTGAGTAGCGGTGGGCGGCTGTATGTCAGTTCAGGAGGTGTTGCAAACAACGTCAAT
Coding sequences within it:
- a CDS encoding autotransporter strand-loop-strand O-heptosyltransferase, whose amino-acid sequence is MTKQYRDLADVAAKTDAGLEGGVDARFAGASQSPEQRNEPASAPRVADASTSPAVRSAVSSLFDAAASAAQTQAHADATHIGLPRSTEAPIALASTAPVAALIPSEKKAFVEAPAVPTQQGAANIRFDFNDGCRVVLPQGDWHVTLRDRETDNTLFETRLSAGSIASSKKYYVPFSIDVSSGGNPVFHHDFDPKGKRVLIQFPVGTLGDLVGWFPYAAKFQAQHGCELTCSMSELISPLFAACYPHIQFITPDKIDASSYYATYRIGLFFDDSANIHQPCDFRLVGLHRTAGYILGVDPEESRPQVSLADETRPIAEKYVCIATQSSTQSKYWNHPSGWREVIAFLKSNGYRVICIDQKPTHGHGLVWNHIPHGCEDETGDRPLMERARWLKHADFFIGLSSGLTWLAWAMQTPVVMISGFTHPSNEFATPHRVINYHTCNSCWNDPHVRFDHKDFLWCPRHANTPRQFECTRLITPQQVKSTISRIPIFVAQPQ